Proteins from one Panicum virgatum strain AP13 chromosome 7K, P.virgatum_v5, whole genome shotgun sequence genomic window:
- the LOC120641004 gene encoding F-box protein 7-like isoform X3 — protein MASSDVSVDIRSDFNSFDHFPSMRYIATDRPWLKLYGIRVQPMPPFRSLSCKPDPALIHHCLPDELLLEIFTRMNPYTLGRAACVCRKWKYTARNPALWRAACLKTWQRSGTEVNYMMVRSLYDSSWRRMWLQRPRIRIDGLYVSRNTYIHTGVTEWQFKKTVNVVCYYRYLRFFPSGKFLYKISPEKIKDAVKCMHFRASKADCVFKGDYILSEDGQIEMALLYPGHRYTLVRMRLRLRGTTIGANNRLDVLKILTTGVNATELKNWTGSILELVEGWEEDETHDPDVPAVSHSRGLSPFVFVPFEEADTSVLNLPVEKMDYYVPG, from the exons ATGGCTTCCTCAG ATGTCTCTGTTGATATTCGGTCCGACTTTAACTCATTCGATCATTTTCCAAGCATGCGATACATTGCAACAGATAGACCCTGGTTGA AGTTATATGGAATAAGAGTTCAGCCTATGCCGCCATTCAGAAGTTTGAGCTGCAAACCTGATCCGGCACTCATTCATCATTGCCTACCTGATGAACTACTTCTTGAG ATTTTCACAAGAATGAACCCATATACGTTAGGGAGGGCTGCCTGTGTCTGCCGCAAGTGGAAATATACTGCACGTAATCCTGCTTTGTGGCGTGCTGCATGCTTGAAAACTTGGCAG AGGAGTGGAACTGAAGTAAACTACATGATGGTTCGGTCGTTGTATGATTCTTCTTGGAGGAGAATGTGGCTGCAGAGACCAAGAATCCGAATTGATG GTCTCTATGTGAGCAGGAACACATATATTCATACTGGAGTTACAGAGTGGCAATTCAAGAAAACTGTCAATGTG GTTTGCTACTACCGTTACTTGAGATTTTTTCCTAGCGGGAAGTTCCTCTACAAG ATTTCCCCTGAAAAAATTAAAGATGCTGTCAAGTGCATGCATTTCCGGGCATCAAAGGCTGATTGTGTATTTAAAGGCGACTATATACTGTCAGAGGATGGCCAG ATAGAAATGGCACTCCTATATCCGGGGCATCGGTACACACTTGTTAGGATGCGCCTTAG GCTTAGAGGCACTACAATTGGTGCAAATAACAGGTTGGATGTGCTAAAGATTCTAACCACTGGAGTTAATGCAACTGAACTGAAAAACTGGACAGGCAGCATACTTGAACTTGTTGAGGGCTGGGAGGAGGATGAGACGCATGACCCAGATGTGCCTGCCGTTTCCCACAGCAGGGGTTTGTCTCCCTTCGTGTTTGTTCCGTTTGAGGAG GCTGATACTTCGGTGCTAAACCTCCCAGTGGAGAAGATGGATTACTATGTCCCTGGGTGA
- the LOC120641005 gene encoding acetyltransferase At1g77540-like, with product MAEEAGAGERKVEAPPPETEGIVWREDAGRFETPDGEAFLQYRLLPGGDGGGAPPPHPAAAVMDMVHTYVPRSKRGQGLAARLCDAAFAHARGRGMRVVPTCSYISDTYLPRNPALKELVYKDHEPHPKPSSM from the exons atggcggaggaggccggcgcgggcgagcggAAGGTGGAGGCCCCTCCGCCGGAGACGGAGGGCATCGTGTGGAGGGAGGACGCGGGGAGGTTCGAGACGCCCGACGGCGAGGCCTTCCTCCAGTaccgcctcctccccggcggtgacgggggcggcgcgcctcctcctcatcctgcggcggcggtgatggACATGGTGCACACGTACGTGCCGCGGAGCAAGCGCGGGCAGGGGCTCGCCGCGCGCCTCTGCGACGCCGCCTTCGCCCACGCGCGGGGCCGCGGCATGCGCGTCGTCCCCACCTGCTCCTACATCTCC GACACGTACCTGCCTCGTAATCCGGCGTTGAAGGAGCTGGTGTACAAGGATCACGAACCGCATCCCAAACCCAGCAGCATGTAG
- the LOC120641003 gene encoding protein GrpE-like, with the protein MAAPFCAGPASSAAANPSSAGRRLQNPAPASVLQARWRPGRGAPAFLSLRRPNAELRPLRVAAGAGVDPKIVNGEDFPPMKDLIQLYKTAFLDGNDEVLGEVEKAITAVEKEKSKVASQFESVTAEITSGKEKFIRLNADLENFRKQTEKERAKFTSNIQVEVVQSLLPLVDSFEKTNLENTPETEKEQKISTSYQGIYKQLVETLRFLGVGVVETVGKPFDPSVHEAIAREESSQFKAGVVSHEVRRGFLLKERLLRPATVKVSTGSGKQSASSVEAAKDATV; encoded by the exons ATGGCGGCGCCCTTCTGCGCCGGCCCCGCCTCGTCGGCCGCggcaaaccctagctccgccggccgccgcctccagaaCCCAGCTCCGGCCTCCGTGCTGCAAGCTCGCTGGAGACCCGGCCGGGGGGCTCCCGCTTTTCTGTCCCTCCGGCGCCCCAATGCCGAGCTGCGGCCGCTCCGCGTCGCCGCTGGCGCTGGCGTTGACCCGAAG ATTGTCAATGGGGAAGATTTCCCTCCTATGAAAGACCTAATCCAACTGTACAAGACCGCTTTTCTAGATGGAAATGATGAGGTTCTTGGCGAAGTTGAGAAGGCAATCACTGCCGTGGAAAAAGAGAAGAGTAAGGTAGCTTCTCAATTTGAAAGTGTTACAGCCGAAATAACTTCTGGGAAGGAAAAGTTCATTCGCTTAAATGCCGATCTGGAGAATTTCCGGAAGCAGACTGAAAAGGAGCGAGCAAAGTTTACATCAAATATACAGGTAGAAGTTGTTCAGAGTCTTTTGCCTCTGGTTGATAGTTTTGAGAAGACAAATTTAGAGAACACCCCAGAGACTGAAAAGGAGCAAAAGATCAGCACAAGCTATCAAGGCATATACAAGCAGTTAGTTGAGACGCTAAGATTTTTGGGTGTAGGAGTTGTTGAAACAGTTGGCAAGCCATTTGATCCTTCG GTACATGAGGCCATCGCACGAGAAGAATCCTCACAATTCAAGGCAGGGGTTGTCTCGCATGAAGTCCGCAGAGGGTTCCTCTTGAAGGAGAGGCTGCTAAGGCCTGCTACTGTGAAGGTTTCTACTGGCTCTGGCAAACAAAGCGCAAGCTCAGTGGAGGCGGCCAAAGATGCCACTGTGTGA
- the LOC120641004 gene encoding F-box protein 7-like isoform X2: MASSDVSVDIRSDFNSFDHFPSMRYIATDRPWLKLYGIRVQPMPPFRSLSCKPDPALIHHCLPDELLLEIFTRMNPYTLGRAACVCRKWKYTARNPALWRAACLKTWQRSGTEVNYMMVRSLYDSSWRRMWLQRPRIRIDGLYVSRNTYIHTGVTEWQFKKTVNVVCYYRYLRFFPSGKFLYKISPEKIKDAVKCMHFRASKADCVFKGDYILSEDGQVKSSDLIEMALLYPGHRYTLVRMRLRLRGTTIGANNRLDVLKILTTGVNATELKNWTGSILELVEGWEEDETHDPDVPAVSHSRGLSPFVFVPFEEADTSVLNLPVEKMDYYVPG; the protein is encoded by the exons ATGGCTTCCTCAG ATGTCTCTGTTGATATTCGGTCCGACTTTAACTCATTCGATCATTTTCCAAGCATGCGATACATTGCAACAGATAGACCCTGGTTGA AGTTATATGGAATAAGAGTTCAGCCTATGCCGCCATTCAGAAGTTTGAGCTGCAAACCTGATCCGGCACTCATTCATCATTGCCTACCTGATGAACTACTTCTTGAG ATTTTCACAAGAATGAACCCATATACGTTAGGGAGGGCTGCCTGTGTCTGCCGCAAGTGGAAATATACTGCACGTAATCCTGCTTTGTGGCGTGCTGCATGCTTGAAAACTTGGCAG AGGAGTGGAACTGAAGTAAACTACATGATGGTTCGGTCGTTGTATGATTCTTCTTGGAGGAGAATGTGGCTGCAGAGACCAAGAATCCGAATTGATG GTCTCTATGTGAGCAGGAACACATATATTCATACTGGAGTTACAGAGTGGCAATTCAAGAAAACTGTCAATGTG GTTTGCTACTACCGTTACTTGAGATTTTTTCCTAGCGGGAAGTTCCTCTACAAG ATTTCCCCTGAAAAAATTAAAGATGCTGTCAAGTGCATGCATTTCCGGGCATCAAAGGCTGATTGTGTATTTAAAGGCGACTATATACTGTCAGAGGATGGCCAGGTGAAAAGTTCAGACTTG ATAGAAATGGCACTCCTATATCCGGGGCATCGGTACACACTTGTTAGGATGCGCCTTAG GCTTAGAGGCACTACAATTGGTGCAAATAACAGGTTGGATGTGCTAAAGATTCTAACCACTGGAGTTAATGCAACTGAACTGAAAAACTGGACAGGCAGCATACTTGAACTTGTTGAGGGCTGGGAGGAGGATGAGACGCATGACCCAGATGTGCCTGCCGTTTCCCACAGCAGGGGTTTGTCTCCCTTCGTGTTTGTTCCGTTTGAGGAG GCTGATACTTCGGTGCTAAACCTCCCAGTGGAGAAGATGGATTACTATGTCCCTGGGTGA
- the LOC120641004 gene encoding F-box protein 7-like isoform X1 — translation MIMSSPADVSVDIRSDFNSFDHFPSMRYIATDRPWLKLYGIRVQPMPPFRSLSCKPDPALIHHCLPDELLLEIFTRMNPYTLGRAACVCRKWKYTARNPALWRAACLKTWQRSGTEVNYMMVRSLYDSSWRRMWLQRPRIRIDGLYVSRNTYIHTGVTEWQFKKTVNVVCYYRYLRFFPSGKFLYKISPEKIKDAVKCMHFRASKADCVFKGDYILSEDGQIEMALLYPGHRYTLVRMRLRLRGTTIGANNRLDVLKILTTGVNATELKNWTGSILELVEGWEEDETHDPDVPAVSHSRGLSPFVFVPFEEADTSVLNLPVEKMDYYVPG, via the exons ATGATAATGTCTTCTCCTGCAGATGTCTCTGTTGATATTCGGTCCGACTTTAACTCATTCGATCATTTTCCAAGCATGCGATACATTGCAACAGATAGACCCTGGTTGA AGTTATATGGAATAAGAGTTCAGCCTATGCCGCCATTCAGAAGTTTGAGCTGCAAACCTGATCCGGCACTCATTCATCATTGCCTACCTGATGAACTACTTCTTGAG ATTTTCACAAGAATGAACCCATATACGTTAGGGAGGGCTGCCTGTGTCTGCCGCAAGTGGAAATATACTGCACGTAATCCTGCTTTGTGGCGTGCTGCATGCTTGAAAACTTGGCAG AGGAGTGGAACTGAAGTAAACTACATGATGGTTCGGTCGTTGTATGATTCTTCTTGGAGGAGAATGTGGCTGCAGAGACCAAGAATCCGAATTGATG GTCTCTATGTGAGCAGGAACACATATATTCATACTGGAGTTACAGAGTGGCAATTCAAGAAAACTGTCAATGTG GTTTGCTACTACCGTTACTTGAGATTTTTTCCTAGCGGGAAGTTCCTCTACAAG ATTTCCCCTGAAAAAATTAAAGATGCTGTCAAGTGCATGCATTTCCGGGCATCAAAGGCTGATTGTGTATTTAAAGGCGACTATATACTGTCAGAGGATGGCCAG ATAGAAATGGCACTCCTATATCCGGGGCATCGGTACACACTTGTTAGGATGCGCCTTAG GCTTAGAGGCACTACAATTGGTGCAAATAACAGGTTGGATGTGCTAAAGATTCTAACCACTGGAGTTAATGCAACTGAACTGAAAAACTGGACAGGCAGCATACTTGAACTTGTTGAGGGCTGGGAGGAGGATGAGACGCATGACCCAGATGTGCCTGCCGTTTCCCACAGCAGGGGTTTGTCTCCCTTCGTGTTTGTTCCGTTTGAGGAG GCTGATACTTCGGTGCTAAACCTCCCAGTGGAGAAGATGGATTACTATGTCCCTGGGTGA